One window of Pseudomonas sp. ML2-2023-3 genomic DNA carries:
- the ychF gene encoding redox-regulated ATPase YchF has translation MGFNCGIVGLPNVGKSTLFNALTKSGIAAENFPFCTIEPNTGIVPMPDPRLDALAAIVKPQRILPTTMEFVDIAGLVAGASKGEGLGNKFLANIRETDAIAHVVRCFEDENVIHVSNSVDPKRDIEIIDLELIFADLDSCEKQLQKVARNAKGGDKDAVAQKALLEQLIAHFTLAKPARSLIKNMDADEKQIIKGFHLLTTKPVMYIANVAEDGFENNPLLDVVMAIAEEEGAIVVPVCNKIEAEIAELDDGEEKDMFLEALGLEEPGLNRVIRAGYEMLNLQTYFTAGVQEVRAWTVKVGATAPQAAGVIHTDFEKGFIRAEVIAYDDFIKYNGEAGAKEAGKWRLEGKEYIVKDGDVLHFRFNV, from the coding sequence ATGGGATTTAACTGCGGCATCGTCGGCTTGCCTAACGTCGGCAAATCCACCCTGTTCAACGCCCTGACCAAATCCGGTATTGCGGCCGAGAACTTCCCCTTCTGCACGATCGAGCCGAACACCGGTATCGTGCCGATGCCCGACCCACGTCTGGACGCGCTGGCTGCCATCGTTAAACCCCAGCGCATCCTGCCAACCACCATGGAGTTCGTCGATATCGCGGGCCTCGTGGCTGGCGCATCGAAAGGCGAAGGCCTGGGCAACAAGTTTTTGGCCAACATCCGCGAGACCGATGCTATCGCTCACGTGGTCCGCTGCTTTGAAGATGAAAACGTGATTCACGTTTCCAACAGCGTTGACCCGAAGCGTGACATCGAGATCATCGATCTTGAGCTGATCTTCGCCGACCTCGACAGCTGCGAAAAGCAACTGCAGAAAGTTGCGCGTAACGCCAAGGGCGGCGACAAGGACGCGGTGGCTCAAAAAGCACTGCTGGAACAACTGATCGCACACTTCACCTTGGCCAAGCCGGCGCGTAGCCTGATCAAGAACATGGATGCCGATGAGAAACAAATCATCAAAGGCTTCCACCTTCTGACCACCAAGCCTGTGATGTACATCGCCAACGTGGCTGAAGACGGTTTCGAAAACAACCCGTTGCTCGACGTGGTCATGGCCATTGCCGAAGAAGAAGGCGCAATCGTGGTTCCGGTCTGCAACAAGATCGAAGCTGAAATTGCCGAACTCGACGATGGCGAAGAAAAAGACATGTTCCTTGAGGCCCTGGGTCTTGAAGAGCCAGGTCTGAACCGCGTAATCCGTGCCGGTTACGAGATGCTTAACCTTCAGACCTACTTCACCGCAGGCGTTCAGGAAGTTCGCGCCTGGACCGTGAAGGTGGGTGCTACCGCTCCGCAAGCAGCTGGTGTGATTCACACCGACTTCGAAAAAGGCTTTATTCGCGCCGAAGTTATCGCGTACGACGATTTCATCAAGTATAACGGCGAAGCCGGTGCAAAAGAAGCCGGCAAATGGCGTCTGGAAGGCAAGGAATACATCGTCAAAGACGGTGACGTCCTGCACTTCCGCTTCAACGTGTAA